The following coding sequences are from one Rattus norvegicus strain BN/NHsdMcwi chromosome 11, GRCr8, whole genome shotgun sequence window:
- the Top3b gene encoding DNA topoisomerase 3-beta-1 isoform X1 yields MKTVLMVAEKPSLAQSIAKILSRGNMSSHKGLNGACSVHKYTGTFAGQPVHFKMTSVCGHVMTLDFLGKYNKWDKVDPAELFSQAPTEKKEANPKLNMVKFLQVEGRGCDYVVLWLDCDKEGENICFEVLDAVLPVLNNAHNGEKTVFRARFSSITDTDICNAMTRLTEPDHNEALSVDARQELDLRIGCAFTRFQTKYFQGKYGDLDSSLISFGPCQTPTLGFCVERHDKIQSFKPETYWVLQAKVHTDKEESLLLDWDRVRVFDREIAQMFLNMTKLEKEAWVEATSKKEKAKQRPLALNTVEMLRVASSALGMGPQHAMQVAERLYTQGYISYPRTETTHYPENFDLKGSLRQQANHPYWADSVKQLLAEGINRPRKGHDAGDHPPITPMKSATEAELGGDAWRLYEYITRHFIATVSHDCKYLQSTISFRIGPEHFTCMGKTVISPGFTEIMPWQSVPLEESLPTCQKGDTFTVGEVKMLEKQTSPPDYLTEAELITLMEKHGIGTDASIPVHINNICQRNYVTVENGRRLKPTNLGIVLVHGYHKIDAELVLPTIRSAVEKQLNLIAQGKANYHQVLGHTLDIFKRKFHYFVDSIAGMDELMEVSFSPLAATGKPLSRCGKCHRFMKYIQAKPSRLHCSHCDETYTLPQNGTIKLYKELRCPLDDFELVLWSSGSRGKSYPLCPYCYNHPPFRDMKKGMGCNECTHPTCQHSLSMLGIGQCVECENGVLVLDPTSGPKWKVACNTCSVVAHCFDNAHRVRVSADTCNTCEAALLDVDFNKAKSPLPGNETQHTGCIFCDTVFQELVELKHAASCHPMHRGGPGRRQGRGRARGRRPPGKPNPRRPKDKMSALAAYFV; encoded by the exons GAAACATGTCCTCACACAAAGGGCTAAATGGGGCGTGTTCAGTGCACAAATACACAGGAACCTTTGCTGGCCAGCCCGTCCACTTCAAGATGACATCTGTCTGTGGTCATGTGATGACACTGGATTTTCTGG GAAAGTACAACAAGTGGGATAAGGTAGATCCTGCAGAGTTATTCAGCCAAGCTCCAacagagaaaaaggaagcaaACCCCAAGCTGAACATGGTCAAGTTCCTGCAG GTGGAGGGCAGAGGCTGTGACTACGtcgtgctgtggctggactgTGACAAGGAAGGCGAGAATATTTGCTTTGAG GTCCTTGATGCCGTTCTGCCTGTCCTGAATAATGCCCACAATGGTGAGAAGACAGTGTTCCGGGCCAGGTTCAGTTCCATCACAGACACGGACATCTGCAATGCCATGACCCGCCTGACTGAGCCAGACCACAATGAGGCACTCTCGGTGGATGCCCGCCAGGAGCTAGACCTGCGCATCGGCTGTGCGTTCACTAG GTTTCAAACAAAGTATTTCCAGGGAAAATATGGCGACTTAGACAGCTCTCTCATCTCCTTTGGGCCTTGTCAGACTCCAACCCTGGGATTCTGTGTAGAAAGACATGATAAAATCCAGTCCTTCAAACCAGAGACCTACTGGGTACTTCAGGCCAAG GTTCATACTGATAAAGAGGAGTCACTCCTTTTGGACTGGGACCGAGTTAGAGTTTTCGACCGGGAGATTGCACAGATGTTTTTAAACATGACAAAGCTAGAAAAAGAAGCTTGG gTGGAGGCtacaagcaagaaagaaaaagccaAGCAGAGACCACTTGCTCTGAACACTGTGGAGATGTTGCGTGTGGCCAGTTCAGCTCTGG GTATGGGACCACAGCATGCCATGCAAGTAGCTGAGAGATTATACACACAGGGCTACATCAGCTACCCACGGACAGAAACCACACACTATCCCGAGAACTTTGACCTGAAGGGCTCTTTACGACAACAGGCCAATCACCCATACTGGGCAGACTCG GTAAAGCAGTTGTTAGCAGAAGGCATCAACCGCCCTCGGAAAGGTCACGATGCTGGTGACCATCCTCCGATCACACCAATGAAGTCAGCTACAGAGGCTGAATTAG GAGGTGACGCTTGGCGACTCTACGAGTACATCACCAGACACTTCATCGCCACAGTGAGCCATGACTGCAAGTATCTCCAGAGCACCATCTCCTTCAGGATCGGGCCCGAGCACTTCACATGCATGGGAAAGACAGTTATTTCCCCAG GCTTCACAGAGATCATGCCTTGGCAGAGCGTGCCCCTGGAAGAGAGTCTGCCCACATGCCAGAAGGGCGATACCTTCACTGTGGGTGAGGTGAAGATGCTAGAGAAGCAGACGAGCCCCCCGGACTATCTGACTGAGGCTGAGCTCATCACCCTCATGGAGAAGCATGGCATCG GGACGGATGCCAGTATCCCTGTGCACATCAACAACATCTGCCAGCGCAACTACGTCACAGTGGAGAACGGCCGCCGGCTCAAGCCCACCAACCTCGGCATAGTTCTGGTGCACGGCTACCACAAGATTG ATGCAGAGCTGGTGCTCCCCACCATCCGCAGCGCAGTGGAGAAGCAGCTGAACCTTATTGCCCAGGGCAAAGCCAACTACCACCAGGTGCTGGGCCACACCCTGGATATCTTCAAGAGAAAGTTCCACTACTTTGTTGATTCTATTGCTG GCATGGACGAGTTAATGGAGGTATCCTTTTCACCCCTGGCTGCCACTGGCAAGCCCCTCTCGCGCTGTGGGAAGTGCCATCGATTTATGAAGTATATCCAG GCCAAGCCAAGCCGCCTGCACTGCTCCCACTGCGATGAGACCTACACCCTCCCCCAGAATGGTACCATCAAGCTCTACAAGGAGCTGCGGTGCCCATTGGATGACTTTGAACTGGTCTTGTGGTCCTCAGGCTCCCGGGGCAAGAGCTACCCCCTCTGTCCCTACTGCTATAACCACCCACCCTTCCGAGACATGAAGAAAG GCATGGGCTGCAATGAGTGCACACACCCTACGTGCCAGCACTCACTGAGTATGCTGGGCATTGGCCAGTGCGTGGAGTGCGAGAATGGAGTCCTGGTTCTGGACCCCACCTCCGGTCCCAAGTGGAAGGTGGCCTGCAATACATGCAGCGTAGTGGCACACTGCTTTGACAATGCCCACCGAGTACGGGTGTCTGCTGACACCTGCAACACCTGCGAGGCTGCCTTGCTCGATGTAGACTTCAACAAGGCCAAGTCTCCCCTTCCTGGCAACGAGACACAGCACACAGGCTGCATCTTCTGTGACACCGTCTTCCAGGAGCTGGTGGAGCTGAAGCATGCAGCCTCCTGCCACCCCATGCACCGAGGTGGTCCTGGAAGGAGGCAGGGTCGTGGGCGGGCCCGGGGCCGGAGACCTCCAGGAAAGCCCAACCCCAGGCGGCCAAAAGACAAGATGTCAGCCCTGGCTGCTTACTTTGTATAA
- the Top3b gene encoding DNA topoisomerase 3-beta-1 isoform X2, with amino-acid sequence MTASISRAPSPSGSGPSTSHAWERQLFPQSVPLEESLPTCQKGDTFTVGEVKMLEKQTSPPDYLTEAELITLMEKHGIGTDASIPVHINNICQRNYVTVENGRRLKPTNLGIVLVHGYHKIDAELVLPTIRSAVEKQLNLIAQGKANYHQVLGHTLDIFKRKFHYFVDSIAGMDELMEVSFSPLAATGKPLSRCGKCHRFMKYIQAKPSRLHCSHCDETYTLPQNGTIKLYKELRCPLDDFELVLWSSGSRGKSYPLCPYCYNHPPFRDMKKGMGCNECTHPTCQHSLSMLGIGQCVECENGVLVLDPTSGPKWKVACNTCSVVAHCFDNAHRVRVSADTCNTCEAALLDVDFNKAKSPLPGNETQHTGCIFCDTVFQELVELKHAASCHPMHRGGPGRRQGRGRARGRRPPGKPNPRRPKDKMSALAAYFV; translated from the exons ATGACTGCAAGTATCTCCAGAGCACCATCTCCTTCAGGATCGGGCCCGAGCACTTCACATGCATGGGAAAGACAGTTATTTCCCCAG AGCGTGCCCCTGGAAGAGAGTCTGCCCACATGCCAGAAGGGCGATACCTTCACTGTGGGTGAGGTGAAGATGCTAGAGAAGCAGACGAGCCCCCCGGACTATCTGACTGAGGCTGAGCTCATCACCCTCATGGAGAAGCATGGCATCG GGACGGATGCCAGTATCCCTGTGCACATCAACAACATCTGCCAGCGCAACTACGTCACAGTGGAGAACGGCCGCCGGCTCAAGCCCACCAACCTCGGCATAGTTCTGGTGCACGGCTACCACAAGATTG ATGCAGAGCTGGTGCTCCCCACCATCCGCAGCGCAGTGGAGAAGCAGCTGAACCTTATTGCCCAGGGCAAAGCCAACTACCACCAGGTGCTGGGCCACACCCTGGATATCTTCAAGAGAAAGTTCCACTACTTTGTTGATTCTATTGCTG GCATGGACGAGTTAATGGAGGTATCCTTTTCACCCCTGGCTGCCACTGGCAAGCCCCTCTCGCGCTGTGGGAAGTGCCATCGATTTATGAAGTATATCCAG GCCAAGCCAAGCCGCCTGCACTGCTCCCACTGCGATGAGACCTACACCCTCCCCCAGAATGGTACCATCAAGCTCTACAAGGAGCTGCGGTGCCCATTGGATGACTTTGAACTGGTCTTGTGGTCCTCAGGCTCCCGGGGCAAGAGCTACCCCCTCTGTCCCTACTGCTATAACCACCCACCCTTCCGAGACATGAAGAAAG GCATGGGCTGCAATGAGTGCACACACCCTACGTGCCAGCACTCACTGAGTATGCTGGGCATTGGCCAGTGCGTGGAGTGCGAGAATGGAGTCCTGGTTCTGGACCCCACCTCCGGTCCCAAGTGGAAGGTGGCCTGCAATACATGCAGCGTAGTGGCACACTGCTTTGACAATGCCCACCGAGTACGGGTGTCTGCTGACACCTGCAACACCTGCGAGGCTGCCTTGCTCGATGTAGACTTCAACAAGGCCAAGTCTCCCCTTCCTGGCAACGAGACACAGCACACAGGCTGCATCTTCTGTGACACCGTCTTCCAGGAGCTGGTGGAGCTGAAGCATGCAGCCTCCTGCCACCCCATGCACCGAGGTGGTCCTGGAAGGAGGCAGGGTCGTGGGCGGGCCCGGGGCCGGAGACCTCCAGGAAAGCCCAACCCCAGGCGGCCAAAAGACAAGATGTCAGCCCTGGCTGCTTACTTTGTATAA